In Gemmata obscuriglobus, a single genomic region encodes these proteins:
- a CDS encoding PAS domain S-box protein: protein MQTDLRHLAEQLLRDGTVMAPDLNGIDLDGLVHELYVYHAELVVQKSELEAAQAEAERSRNEYAQLFHYAPASILFLDRRGVIREANQTAARALGADAGAVRGKPFTAFLAGGDHAAFHRHLRSVLGAGHRREFPARCVRPGGGGFPAEVVLEWWPMSAPGEPRAAAAVRDVSDRAAAEVARRAAAEAERRAWEQTRATLDALPAQIALLDPAGAVVAVNAAWRRAAAARPAAGDIGAPYLDVRAGIWAGTRAADERHVADGLGAVLAGTAAEFVFEYLYGTHDGPRWCRLVVTPVRADRVTGAAVTHTDVTERKAAEQALRFRERAITSADQGFVICDFLAPDRPLIYVSPGFERITGWAAADVTGRNCRFLQGRDTDRAAVDRLRAAQAAGEACAIELLNYRRDGTAFWNGLSVSPVRDETGRVTHYVGVLSDVTARRLLDEQSRQGQKMEAIGRLASGVAHDFNNLLTVINGYTEILLAELPPGGRAHQLLREVWSAGERSAGLTRQLLSFSHKQVLRPQDLDLNAAVAGAESLLRRLIGEDIQLVTLPGADAGAAHADAGQLQQVLMNLSINARDAMPTGGQLTIRTGAFDLGADHPRARLGAPPGRYATLSVSDTGCGMSVEVKGHLFEPFFTTKGVGKGTGLGLATVFGVVQSSGGWVQVESEPGAGTTVCVYLPQVAAPAPPPEPPPSTRPPRGAETILLVEDEDGVRALSRCILTACGYTVLEACDGAEALRLARAQGPSIQLVLTDVVMPGPSGREVAEEIRGRHPATKVLFVSGYTDDAVVTRGVFQDQMHFLHKPFSPDALALKVREVLDAP, encoded by the coding sequence ATGCAGACCGACCTGCGGCACCTCGCCGAGCAGCTCCTCCGGGACGGCACCGTCATGGCCCCGGACCTGAACGGCATCGACCTCGACGGGCTGGTGCACGAGCTGTACGTGTACCACGCCGAGCTGGTCGTTCAGAAGTCCGAGCTGGAGGCCGCGCAGGCGGAGGCCGAGCGGTCCCGCAACGAGTACGCGCAGCTCTTCCACTACGCCCCCGCGAGCATCCTGTTCCTGGACCGCCGCGGGGTGATCCGGGAGGCCAACCAAACAGCCGCACGGGCGCTCGGCGCCGACGCCGGGGCGGTCCGCGGCAAGCCGTTCACCGCGTTCCTGGCCGGGGGCGACCACGCCGCGTTCCACCGGCACCTGAGGTCGGTGCTGGGGGCCGGCCACCGGCGCGAGTTCCCGGCCCGGTGCGTGCGCCCCGGCGGGGGCGGGTTCCCGGCCGAGGTCGTGCTCGAGTGGTGGCCGATGAGCGCGCCGGGGGAGCCCCGCGCCGCGGCCGCGGTCCGGGACGTGAGCGACCGCGCGGCGGCCGAGGTCGCCCGCCGGGCCGCCGCGGAGGCCGAGCGCCGGGCGTGGGAGCAGACCCGGGCCACGCTCGACGCGCTGCCGGCCCAAATCGCCCTCCTGGACCCGGCCGGGGCGGTCGTCGCGGTGAACGCCGCGTGGCGCCGGGCCGCGGCCGCGCGCCCGGCCGCCGGGGACATCGGCGCCCCGTACCTGGACGTGCGCGCGGGGATCTGGGCCGGCACCCGGGCCGCCGACGAGCGGCACGTGGCCGACGGGCTGGGCGCGGTGCTCGCCGGGACGGCCGCCGAGTTCGTGTTCGAGTACCTGTACGGCACGCACGACGGGCCGCGCTGGTGCCGGCTGGTGGTCACCCCGGTCCGCGCGGACCGGGTGACCGGGGCGGCGGTCACGCACACCGACGTGACCGAGCGGAAGGCGGCCGAACAGGCGCTGCGGTTCCGGGAGCGGGCCATCACCAGCGCCGACCAGGGGTTCGTCATCTGCGACTTCCTGGCCCCCGACCGGCCGCTCATATACGTCAGCCCCGGGTTCGAGCGGATCACCGGGTGGGCGGCGGCCGACGTGACCGGCCGCAACTGCCGCTTCCTTCAGGGGCGGGACACGGACCGGGCCGCGGTGGACCGGCTGCGGGCCGCCCAGGCGGCCGGCGAGGCGTGCGCCATCGAGCTGCTGAACTACCGCCGGGACGGGACCGCGTTCTGGAACGGGCTGTCCGTTTCACCGGTCCGGGACGAGACCGGGCGGGTGACCCACTACGTCGGCGTGCTGAGCGACGTGACCGCCCGCCGCCTGCTCGACGAGCAGTCCCGGCAGGGGCAGAAGATGGAGGCGATCGGGCGGCTGGCCAGCGGCGTGGCGCACGACTTCAACAACCTGCTCACCGTCATCAACGGGTACACCGAGATCCTCCTGGCCGAGCTGCCCCCGGGCGGCCGGGCGCACCAACTGCTGCGCGAGGTGTGGAGCGCGGGCGAGCGGTCCGCGGGCCTCACCCGGCAGCTGCTGTCGTTCAGCCACAAGCAGGTGCTCCGGCCCCAGGACCTGGACCTCAACGCCGCGGTCGCGGGCGCCGAGTCGCTGCTGCGCCGGCTGATCGGCGAGGACATCCAACTGGTCACGCTGCCGGGGGCCGACGCGGGCGCCGCCCACGCCGACGCGGGCCAGCTCCAGCAGGTGCTGATGAACCTGTCGATCAACGCCCGCGACGCCATGCCCACGGGGGGCCAGCTGACCATCCGCACCGGCGCCTTCGACCTGGGCGCGGATCACCCCCGGGCGCGGCTCGGGGCGCCGCCCGGGCGGTACGCGACCCTGAGCGTCTCGGACACCGGGTGCGGCATGTCGGTCGAGGTGAAGGGGCACCTGTTCGAGCCGTTCTTCACGACCAAGGGCGTGGGGAAGGGGACCGGGCTGGGGCTGGCGACCGTGTTCGGGGTGGTTCAGAGCAGCGGCGGGTGGGTTCAGGTGGAGTCCGAGCCCGGGGCCGGCACGACCGTGTGCGTGTACCTGCCCCAGGTCGCCGCGCCGGCGCCGCCGCCCGAGCCGCCGCCTTCGACGCGACCGCCGCGCGGCGCGGAGACGATCCTCCTGGTCGAGGACGAGGACGGCGTCCGCGCGCTGAGCCGCTGCATCCTGACCGCCTGCGGGTACACGGTGCTCGAGGCGTGCGACGGGGCGGAGGCGCTCCGCCTCGCACGCGCCCAGGGGCCGTCGATCCAACTGGTGCTGACCGACGTGGTGATGCCGGGCCCGAGCGGGCGGGAGGTGGCCGAGGAGATCCGCGGGCGGCACCCGGCGACGAAGGTGCTGTTCGTTTCGGGCTACACCGACGACGCGGTCGTGACCCGGGGCGTGTTCCAGGACCAGATGCACTTCCTGCACAAGCCGTTCTCGCCGGACGCGCTGGCGCTCAAGGTGCGGGAGGTCCTGGACGCGCCGTGA
- the mfd gene encoding transcription-repair coupling factor, producing the protein MTTAALAVPADADLRALPSLLHRTEGWTEMRAALAAGRSGTVDGAWGSSAALAAAALAAEVRGTLLVVVPHPVEVEPWAEDMASFLGTRPAVFEMWESWPVSSNRGKLDPVTTSRLRLLQQLQRAGGAEGPPKVVVCGISAVCQPVPERADLAARGRTLAAGDIVEPSELAEWLVANGYKRVDAVEFPGEFSRRGGICDIFPPDSPDPFRLEFFGDEVEGLRTFAAGSQRSLEKKDRVTLLPTDQGTAGARPAKGHLADYLPPDSWVVLIEPRDLREQAKHFHERVSTTDGLHTTEQAFAGLMKLPSVVLSALPRPSVEASVHLRVESVNRFSGSVHRVRDELDSIAHNATARVLVACQSEAEVHRLTEVLKAGKLAESHRLRLVTGHVRSGFRLVESGVIVLGSHEIFHKDLLPPGTKAQAKSSRTIESRAIDSFLDLNDGDYVVHVAHGIARFRGMRMLDKASGVQDTGEDSLFPDERPANPAAEEEHLVLEFRDGIFLYVPATRIDLVQKYVGGSQAEPQLSKPGGAAWSRKKEKVSEAVRDMAAEMINIQALRQAVPGHQFPPDSDWQKEFEAAFPYQETPDQLSAIAEVKGDLEKTKPMDRLICGDVGYGKTEVAIRAAFKAVDSGKQVAVLVPTTVLAEQHFRTFTQRFAEYPFMVDAVNRFKSGAKQKETLKKLAAGEVDVIVGTHRLLSKDVTFKDLGLVVIDEEQRFGVEHKERLKHLRATVDVLTMTATPIPRTLHASLLGIREISNLETPPADRQPVETHITRWDDKQLRNAILREMNRGGQVYFVHNRVQDIYEVATKIEILVPEAKVTVGHGQMDAHDLEKAMVRFVRKEADILVATTIIESGLDIPNANTIFIDEADTYGLADLHQLRGRVGRSKHRAYAYFIVNPLKLLNPTAQRRLKAIEEFTELGAGFKIAMRDLEIRGAGNILGGEQSGHIAAIGYELYCQLLENAVRALKHQPPKVAVDVVVDLPWPSYLPRDYVQGQKLRIEVYRRLARLRDPAKLADFRTELRDRYGEPPEPVEWLLRTTEVRLLCVKWLVASVHRHGQDIVFTYRSAERAKQFVAASRGRLKIVDDKSVYLRLRSGDADTPAGIYKLLLGVLKPAARAE; encoded by the coding sequence ATGACGACGGCGGCTCTGGCGGTGCCGGCGGACGCGGATTTGCGCGCCCTGCCCTCCTTGTTGCACCGGACTGAGGGCTGGACGGAGATGCGCGCCGCCCTCGCCGCCGGGCGCAGCGGGACCGTCGACGGGGCCTGGGGGTCGTCCGCGGCGCTCGCGGCCGCGGCCCTGGCGGCCGAAGTGCGGGGCACGCTCCTGGTGGTGGTGCCGCACCCCGTCGAGGTCGAGCCGTGGGCCGAGGACATGGCCTCGTTCCTGGGCACGCGCCCGGCCGTGTTCGAGATGTGGGAGTCGTGGCCGGTGTCCTCCAACCGGGGGAAGCTCGACCCGGTCACCACGTCGCGCCTGCGCCTCCTCCAGCAGCTCCAGAGAGCGGGCGGGGCCGAGGGGCCGCCGAAGGTGGTGGTGTGCGGGATCAGCGCCGTGTGCCAGCCGGTGCCCGAGCGCGCCGACCTCGCGGCCCGCGGCCGCACGCTCGCCGCCGGCGACATCGTCGAGCCGAGCGAGCTCGCCGAGTGGCTCGTCGCGAACGGCTACAAGCGCGTGGACGCGGTCGAGTTCCCGGGCGAGTTCAGCCGCCGCGGGGGCATCTGCGACATCTTCCCGCCCGACTCCCCGGACCCGTTCCGGCTCGAGTTCTTCGGCGACGAGGTGGAGGGCCTGCGCACGTTCGCGGCCGGCTCGCAGCGGAGCCTGGAGAAGAAGGACCGGGTCACGCTCCTGCCGACCGACCAGGGGACGGCCGGCGCGCGGCCGGCGAAGGGCCACCTCGCGGATTACCTCCCGCCCGACTCGTGGGTCGTGCTGATCGAGCCGCGCGACCTGCGCGAGCAGGCCAAGCACTTTCACGAGCGCGTCTCCACCACCGACGGGCTGCACACCACCGAGCAGGCGTTCGCGGGCCTGATGAAGCTCCCCAGCGTGGTGCTGTCCGCGCTGCCGCGGCCGAGCGTGGAGGCGTCCGTTCACCTGCGGGTCGAGTCGGTGAACCGGTTCAGCGGGAGCGTCCACCGGGTGCGGGACGAGTTGGATTCGATCGCGCACAACGCGACCGCCCGCGTGCTCGTCGCCTGCCAGAGCGAGGCCGAGGTGCACCGGCTCACGGAGGTGCTGAAGGCGGGCAAGCTCGCGGAGTCGCACCGGCTGCGGCTCGTCACCGGGCACGTGCGCAGCGGGTTCCGGCTCGTGGAGAGCGGCGTCATCGTCCTGGGCAGCCACGAGATCTTCCACAAGGACCTGCTCCCGCCCGGGACAAAGGCGCAGGCCAAGTCCAGCCGCACGATCGAGTCGCGCGCGATCGACTCGTTCCTCGACCTCAACGACGGCGACTACGTCGTTCACGTGGCCCACGGGATCGCCCGGTTCCGCGGGATGCGGATGCTGGATAAGGCGAGCGGCGTACAGGACACGGGCGAGGATTCGCTGTTCCCCGACGAGCGGCCGGCGAACCCCGCCGCCGAGGAGGAGCACCTCGTCCTGGAGTTCCGGGACGGCATCTTCCTGTATGTGCCGGCGACCCGGATCGACCTCGTCCAGAAGTACGTCGGCGGGTCGCAGGCCGAGCCGCAACTGAGCAAGCCCGGCGGCGCCGCGTGGAGCCGCAAGAAGGAGAAGGTGTCCGAGGCGGTCCGCGACATGGCGGCCGAGATGATCAACATCCAGGCGCTGCGCCAGGCCGTTCCCGGGCACCAGTTCCCCCCGGACTCGGACTGGCAGAAGGAGTTCGAGGCGGCGTTCCCGTACCAGGAAACGCCCGACCAGCTCTCCGCGATCGCCGAGGTGAAGGGGGACCTCGAGAAGACCAAGCCGATGGACCGGCTCATCTGCGGCGACGTCGGCTACGGCAAAACCGAGGTGGCGATCCGCGCCGCGTTCAAGGCCGTGGACAGCGGCAAGCAGGTCGCCGTCCTGGTGCCCACGACGGTGCTGGCGGAGCAGCACTTCCGCACGTTCACCCAGCGGTTCGCCGAGTACCCCTTCATGGTGGACGCGGTGAACCGGTTCAAGAGCGGCGCGAAGCAGAAGGAGACGCTCAAGAAGCTCGCGGCCGGCGAGGTGGACGTGATCGTCGGCACGCACCGGCTGCTCTCGAAGGACGTGACGTTCAAGGACCTGGGCCTCGTGGTGATCGACGAGGAGCAGCGGTTCGGGGTGGAGCACAAGGAGCGGCTGAAGCACCTCCGCGCGACGGTCGACGTGCTCACGATGACCGCCACGCCGATCCCGCGCACGCTGCACGCGTCGCTGCTGGGCATCCGCGAGATCAGCAACCTCGAAACCCCGCCCGCGGACCGGCAGCCGGTCGAGACGCACATCACCCGGTGGGACGACAAGCAGTTGCGGAACGCGATCCTCCGCGAGATGAACCGCGGCGGGCAGGTGTACTTCGTCCACAACCGCGTGCAGGACATCTACGAGGTCGCCACCAAGATCGAGATCCTCGTGCCCGAGGCGAAGGTGACCGTGGGGCACGGGCAGATGGACGCGCACGACCTCGAAAAGGCGATGGTGCGGTTCGTCCGCAAGGAGGCCGACATCCTGGTCGCGACCACCATCATCGAGAGCGGGCTGGACATCCCGAACGCGAACACCATCTTCATCGACGAGGCCGACACCTACGGGCTGGCCGACCTGCACCAGTTGCGGGGCCGGGTGGGGCGGTCGAAGCACCGGGCGTACGCGTACTTCATCGTGAACCCGCTGAAGCTGTTGAACCCGACCGCGCAGCGGCGCCTGAAGGCGATCGAGGAGTTCACCGAGCTGGGGGCGGGGTTCAAGATCGCGATGCGCGACCTGGAGATCCGCGGCGCGGGCAACATCCTCGGGGGGGAGCAGAGCGGGCACATCGCGGCCATCGGGTACGAGCTGTACTGCCAGCTCCTGGAGAACGCGGTCCGCGCGCTGAAGCACCAGCCGCCGAAGGTGGCGGTGGACGTGGTGGTCGATCTGCCGTGGCCCTCGTACCTGCCGCGCGACTACGTGCAGGGGCAGAAGCTGCGCATCGAGGTGTACCGGCGACTCGCCCGGCTCCGCGACCCGGCGAAACTGGCCGACTTCCGCACGGAACTCCGGGACCGCTACGGGGAGCCGCCGGAGCCGGTGGAGTGGCTCCTGCGCACCACGGAGGTCCGGCTGCTGTGCGTGAAGTGGCTGGTGGCGAGCGTCCACCGGCACGGCCAGGACATCGTGTTCACCTACCGGAGCGCGGAGCGCGCGAAGCAGTTCGTGGCCGCGAGCCGGGGGCGGCTGAAGATCGTGGACGACAAGAGCGTGTACCTGCGGCTCCGGTCCGGCGACGCGGACACGCCCGCGGGCATCTACAAGCTGCTGCTCGGGGTGCTGAAGCCGGCGGCCCGCGCGGAGTAG
- a CDS encoding ABC transporter ATP-binding protein codes for MIPLSRYLGRLFRAEPHGSDRLALRAAPAVVCKPEPALKGEELFRSFGTGDTRSYALKGVSADFRPGELNLLMGPSGSGKSTLLAVLSGLLRPDAGAVGALGRSVWQMGEDEMERFRLRHCSYIFQGYNLFPALTAREQLEIVLKWGEGCSAREARDRADRVLGQLGLSRKAHLRPAEMSGGEKQRVAIGRALVKNPALVFADEPTSALDWENGQQVINLLTETARERGAMVLVVTHDPRLTSYADRVFELADGQLESEAAPAASGSGLPREYEHLPLAGHGPRVRLYNPDH; via the coding sequence ATGATTCCATTGTCCCGTTACCTCGGCCGCCTGTTCCGCGCAGAGCCCCACGGGAGCGACCGGCTCGCGCTGCGAGCCGCCCCCGCGGTGGTGTGCAAGCCCGAACCGGCGCTGAAGGGGGAGGAGCTGTTCCGCTCGTTCGGCACCGGCGACACGCGGTCCTACGCGCTGAAGGGCGTGTCGGCCGACTTCCGCCCGGGCGAGCTGAACCTCCTCATGGGACCGTCCGGGAGCGGGAAGTCCACCCTGTTGGCGGTGCTGTCGGGGCTGCTGCGCCCGGACGCCGGGGCGGTCGGCGCGCTGGGCCGGAGCGTGTGGCAGATGGGCGAGGACGAGATGGAGCGGTTCCGGCTCCGGCACTGCTCGTACATCTTCCAGGGGTACAACCTGTTCCCCGCGCTCACCGCCCGCGAGCAGCTCGAGATCGTCCTCAAGTGGGGCGAGGGGTGCTCGGCCCGCGAGGCCCGCGACCGCGCCGACCGCGTGCTCGGGCAGCTCGGGCTGTCCCGGAAAGCGCACCTGCGGCCGGCGGAGATGTCGGGCGGGGAGAAGCAGCGGGTCGCGATCGGCCGCGCGCTGGTCAAGAACCCCGCGCTCGTGTTCGCCGACGAGCCCACCAGCGCGCTGGACTGGGAGAACGGCCAGCAGGTCATTAACCTGCTCACCGAGACGGCCCGCGAGCGCGGCGCGATGGTGCTCGTCGTCACGCACGACCCGCGCCTCACCTCCTACGCCGACCGCGTGTTCGAACTGGCCGACGGGCAGCTCGAGTCGGAAGCGGCGCCCGCCGCGAGCGGGTCGGGGCTGCCGCGCGAGTACGAACACCTCCCCCTCGCCGGGCACGGCCCCCGCGTCCGCCTTTACAACCCGGACCACTGA
- a CDS encoding WD40 repeat domain-containing protein — protein sequence MREYKLKKCKRVHSVHFTPDGVRLLALGGAEARMVDAAVWLNLATGDSEGRVERFVTCAAVDPGLTRYVVGGPDHFARGVAAVEWTALDRAVEWRRFVWPKRTLPPTYKNVSGLAFDPTGSWLAIGHSRVIGPRGANRSRPLLTIVDRDTGEAEAELPTVREACVLSFSADGARLAVTGGLDGDTAVTVFDVAARKELFTFEPKGTVTRCAVFLPDGRLAVANGRFVYVLPADRATPQLTLDGHPKQVNAVAVTQDGRRVLTASHDGLIRTWDTERGEPGASFDWHIGPVTALAFAPDGLTCAAAALNGKVVVWDMDA from the coding sequence GTGCGCGAGTACAAGCTGAAGAAGTGCAAGCGGGTTCACAGCGTCCACTTTACCCCCGACGGCGTGCGGCTCCTGGCGCTCGGGGGCGCCGAGGCGCGGATGGTGGACGCCGCCGTGTGGCTGAACCTCGCGACCGGGGACAGCGAGGGCCGCGTCGAGCGGTTCGTGACCTGCGCCGCCGTCGATCCGGGCCTGACCCGGTATGTGGTCGGCGGGCCGGACCATTTCGCACGTGGCGTCGCCGCGGTCGAGTGGACCGCGCTCGACCGGGCGGTCGAGTGGCGCCGGTTCGTGTGGCCCAAACGCACCCTGCCGCCGACGTACAAGAACGTGTCCGGGCTGGCGTTCGACCCGACGGGCTCGTGGCTGGCGATCGGGCACAGCCGGGTGATCGGTCCGCGGGGCGCGAACCGGTCCCGGCCGTTGCTCACGATCGTGGACCGCGACACCGGCGAAGCCGAGGCGGAACTGCCCACCGTCCGGGAGGCGTGCGTGCTGAGTTTCAGCGCCGACGGCGCGCGGCTGGCGGTCACCGGCGGGTTGGACGGCGACACCGCCGTAACGGTGTTCGACGTGGCGGCGCGAAAGGAGCTGTTCACGTTCGAGCCGAAGGGGACCGTAACGCGGTGCGCCGTGTTCCTCCCCGATGGCCGCTTGGCGGTCGCGAACGGACGATTCGTGTACGTGCTCCCGGCCGACCGCGCGACGCCGCAACTCACACTCGACGGTCACCCGAAGCAGGTGAACGCCGTGGCTGTTACCCAGGACGGCCGGCGGGTGCTGACGGCGTCGCACGACGGGCTCATTCGCACCTGGGACACCGAGCGCGGGGAACCCGGCGCGAGCTTCGACTGGCACATCGGCCCGGTGACGGCGCTGGCGTTCGCGCCCGACGGCCTGACGTGCGCCGCCGCCGCACTGAACGGTAAAGTGGTGGTCTGGGACATGGATGCGTGA
- a CDS encoding chemotaxis protein CheB, with protein MGTSDAPGVPPEHLLVDDSPTREGSPRHVVAIGASAGGLEALEGFFDHAPVDTGMAFVVIQHLSPDYKSLMVELLSRHTRMRVLRAEHGMPLEPDSIYLIPPKNNLTIRGGCLQLTEQVAHSGIQLPIDLFFRSLASEYGDRAVGVILSGTGSDGARGVRAVKEAGGLVAVQDEAQARFDGMPRSAIATGLVDLVLPVEQLPAELVNQLELRAASPPPPAGPALETDDAVLRQMFDILSQHAGIDFSLYKPATVTRRLDRRMSANRVERFAEYVRLLERSPQERDALYRELLIGVTQFFRDPAAFEVLQARVVPEIFAAAPAGETVRVWAPACSTGEEAYSLAVLLREYCDANQIRCHVKIFATDVDREAVAFAAAGVYPAASAALVAPDRLARYFTPTSGGYQVGRSIREMVVFAYQNLVKDPPFTRMSLVVCRNLLIYLQPVLQRKALALLTYSLRPGGFLFLGASENPGHLGHQFQTVDTRWKVYRAIQSGRGSLTDILALSRAPSTGPPATRAPRLTGDDVLLDRVHQELVRALEQTCFVVDADYRLLHSYGNTADVLTVPPGRATLDLLRMVPAELGSAIRTAVLRAAKDGQETAQPVTLGDGAPRAARLRVRQLPPVPDQDALFLVLLEPAGGPSGAPAGGGDGDADRFRHLEAELQQTRENLQATIEELETANEELQATNEEMVAANEELQSTNEELQSVNEELQTVNAEYQQKIDELTQLSDDVDNLLRVTEVGILFVDEGLRIRKFTPAVSRVLNVIPEDIGRPLDHLSSVVPGLDLAGRARAVLAGGDAEAVEVQGPDGKHLRVRFLPYLADGRLRGVVVYLLDVTADRRRELRTVEILNSHPAHVAVLDRAGTILMVNRAWEQFARENGDPDLTRTGAGTNYLTACGRGADPDATAARAGILGVLDRRLPDFYLEYQCHTPGRRQWFMMRVFPTAEPPAGAIVWHLDITERREAEERLATGRPNSSEPTGGPE; from the coding sequence ATGGGAACTTCTGATGCCCCCGGGGTGCCCCCGGAGCACCTGCTGGTCGATGACTCGCCCACTCGTGAGGGCTCGCCCCGGCACGTTGTGGCGATCGGCGCGTCCGCCGGCGGCCTTGAAGCGCTCGAAGGGTTCTTCGATCACGCCCCGGTCGACACCGGGATGGCGTTCGTCGTCATCCAGCACCTGTCGCCGGATTACAAGAGCCTGATGGTGGAACTGCTCTCCCGGCACACGCGGATGCGGGTGCTGCGGGCCGAGCACGGGATGCCGCTGGAACCGGACTCGATCTACCTGATCCCCCCGAAGAACAACCTCACCATCCGCGGCGGCTGCCTCCAACTGACCGAGCAGGTGGCGCACAGCGGGATCCAACTGCCGATCGACCTGTTCTTCCGGTCGCTGGCGAGCGAGTACGGGGACCGGGCGGTCGGGGTGATCCTGTCGGGCACCGGCAGCGACGGGGCGCGGGGGGTGCGGGCGGTCAAGGAGGCGGGCGGGCTGGTGGCGGTTCAGGACGAGGCCCAGGCCCGGTTCGACGGGATGCCCCGGAGCGCCATCGCCACCGGGCTCGTCGATCTGGTGCTGCCGGTCGAGCAACTGCCCGCGGAACTGGTCAACCAACTGGAGCTGCGGGCCGCCAGCCCGCCGCCCCCGGCCGGCCCGGCGCTCGAAACGGACGACGCCGTCCTGCGCCAGATGTTCGACATCCTGAGCCAGCACGCGGGCATCGACTTCTCGCTGTACAAGCCGGCCACCGTCACCCGCCGGTTGGACCGGCGGATGAGCGCCAACCGGGTCGAGCGGTTCGCCGAGTACGTGCGGCTGCTCGAGCGCTCGCCGCAGGAGCGGGACGCGCTGTACCGCGAGCTGCTGATCGGGGTGACCCAGTTCTTCCGCGACCCCGCGGCGTTCGAGGTGCTCCAGGCGCGGGTGGTCCCGGAGATCTTCGCCGCGGCGCCGGCGGGGGAGACGGTTCGGGTGTGGGCCCCGGCGTGCTCGACCGGGGAGGAGGCGTACTCGCTGGCCGTCCTGTTGCGCGAGTACTGCGACGCCAACCAGATCCGCTGCCACGTCAAGATCTTCGCCACCGACGTGGACCGCGAGGCGGTCGCGTTCGCCGCCGCCGGGGTGTACCCGGCGGCCAGCGCCGCGCTCGTCGCGCCGGACCGGCTGGCCCGGTACTTCACCCCCACCAGCGGCGGGTACCAGGTCGGCCGGTCGATCCGCGAGATGGTCGTGTTCGCGTACCAGAACCTCGTCAAGGACCCGCCGTTCACCCGGATGTCCCTGGTCGTGTGCCGGAACCTGCTCATCTACCTGCAGCCGGTGCTCCAGCGGAAGGCGCTGGCGCTGCTGACGTACTCGCTGCGCCCGGGCGGGTTCCTGTTCCTCGGGGCCAGCGAGAACCCGGGGCACCTGGGGCACCAGTTCCAGACCGTCGACACCCGCTGGAAGGTGTACCGCGCGATCCAGAGCGGGCGCGGGTCGCTGACCGACATCCTCGCCCTGAGCCGCGCCCCCAGTACCGGCCCGCCCGCGACCCGGGCCCCGCGGCTGACCGGCGACGACGTGCTGCTGGACCGGGTCCACCAGGAACTGGTGCGGGCGCTCGAGCAGACGTGCTTCGTTGTGGACGCGGATTACCGGCTGCTGCACAGCTACGGGAACACGGCCGATGTGCTGACCGTCCCGCCCGGGCGGGCGACCCTCGACCTGCTCCGGATGGTCCCGGCGGAACTCGGGTCCGCGATCCGCACCGCCGTGCTCCGCGCCGCCAAGGACGGGCAGGAAACGGCCCAGCCGGTGACCCTCGGCGACGGCGCCCCCCGCGCCGCCCGGCTGCGGGTCCGTCAGTTGCCACCGGTGCCGGACCAGGACGCCCTGTTCCTGGTCCTCCTGGAGCCCGCGGGCGGCCCGTCGGGGGCGCCCGCCGGGGGCGGCGACGGCGACGCGGACCGGTTCCGGCACCTGGAGGCGGAGCTCCAGCAGACCCGGGAGAACCTCCAGGCCACCATCGAGGAGCTGGAAACCGCCAACGAGGAGCTCCAGGCCACGAACGAGGAAATGGTGGCGGCCAACGAGGAGCTCCAGAGCACCAACGAGGAGCTCCAGTCGGTCAACGAGGAGCTGCAGACGGTCAACGCCGAGTACCAGCAGAAGATCGACGAGCTGACGCAACTGAGCGACGACGTTGACAACCTGCTCCGGGTCACGGAGGTGGGCATCCTGTTCGTGGACGAGGGGCTGCGGATCCGCAAGTTCACGCCGGCGGTGTCGCGGGTGCTGAACGTGATCCCGGAGGACATCGGGCGCCCGCTCGACCACCTGTCCAGCGTGGTCCCCGGGCTCGACCTGGCGGGGCGCGCGCGGGCGGTGCTGGCCGGGGGCGACGCCGAGGCCGTCGAGGTGCAGGGGCCGGACGGGAAGCACCTGCGGGTGCGGTTCCTGCCGTACCTGGCGGACGGGCGGCTCCGCGGGGTGGTGGTGTACCTGCTGGACGTCACCGCGGACCGGCGCCGGGAGCTGCGGACGGTCGAGATCCTGAACTCGCACCCGGCCCACGTGGCCGTCCTCGACCGGGCCGGCACGATCCTCATGGTGAACCGGGCGTGGGAGCAGTTCGCGCGGGAGAACGGCGACCCGGACCTGACCCGCACCGGGGCCGGGACCAACTACCTGACCGCCTGCGGCCGCGGGGCCGACCCGGACGCGACGGCCGCCCGGGCCGGGATTCTGGGGGTCCTCGACCGGCGGCTGCCCGACTTCTACCTCGAGTACCAGTGCCACACCCCGGGCCGCCGCCAGTGGTTCATGATGCGCGTGTTCCCGACCGCGGAGCCGCCGGCCGGGGCCATCGTCTGGCACCTCGACATCACCGAGCGGCGGGAGGCCGAGGAGCGGCTCGCGACCGGGCGTCCGAACTCCAGTGAACCGACCGGCGGGCCAGAGTAG